The Streptomyces sp. NBC_00435 nucleotide sequence CGGAGCGCGCGGCCCGCGTCCTCGGCCTCTCGCCCTCGGAGTACGGGGTCCGCCAGGGCAACCCGGCCTCCTTCGTGCTGCTACCGGCCGACTCGCCCACCGAGGCCGTCCGCCGCCAGGTCCGCCCGCGCTACGTGGTCTCGCGCGGCACCGTCCTCGCCGAAACCCCGGCGGCTCCGGCCCGGTTGCTGGCGTGGCCGGGGGATCAGGGTTCCTCGGAGGTGGACTTCCGGCTCCGCCTACGCTGACCTGTCATGACCTTCGTGACATGGACTCTTGACACTCCGTCCGGCCGGGCCGCACTGGAGATCGCCTCCGAGTACGCGGACGCGGCGCTGCTGAACCACTCCGTCCGCTCGTACGCCTTCGGGGCCGAGTACGCGGACCGGCACGGGCTCTCGTACGACCGCGAACTCTTCTACGTCAGCGCGCTGGTGCACGATCTCGGACTGACCGCGCCCTTCGACAGCCACACCCTGCCCTTCGAGGAGGCGGGCGGTCATGTGGCCCGTGTCCTGACGGCGGGCCTGGGCTGGCCGCCGGAGCGGCGGGCGCGCGCCGAGAAGATCATCGTCCAGCACATGCGTGACGACGTCACGGCGGCCGAGGACGTGGAGAGCCACCTGCTCCAGGTCGGGACGACCGCGGACGTCTCCGGGGTCGGCGTCGGTGACGCCGACCCCGTGTTCACGGCCGCGCTGCTCGCGGAGTACCCGCGGCTGGGCTTCGGCGACGCCTTCTTCGCGCTGGTCTCGGACCAGGCCGCGCGCAAGCCGCAGTGTGCGGCGGCGGCCTATGTGGCGAGCGGCGCGAAGGACCGTATCGCGGCGAACCCGCTCGACCGGCAGGTCTGAGGGAGCGGGATCAGAAGAGCCCCAGCGCGTTGTCCAGGGACCAGGCCTGCCAGGCCATGGTGAAGAAGGCGACCCCGGAGATCAGGGCCATCATCAGGTTCTGCCCCTGCTCGCCCCAGTCGTGGATCATCAGCACCAGGTAGACCAGGTTGAGCACCAGCCCGGCGATCAGGGCTATCGGGGTCAGGAAGCCGGCGATGAGGCCGAGCCCCAGGGCCAGTTCGGCGTAGGCGACGAGGTAGGCCATGAACCGGGGATAGGGCTTCACGACGACGTCGAAGCCGCGCGTGACGAACCCCCAGCGGTGTTTCTCGGCAACGCCAGCGGCCCAGCGGATGCCGCCTCCGCCGAACCAG carries:
- a CDS encoding HD domain-containing protein — encoded protein: MTFVTWTLDTPSGRAALEIASEYADAALLNHSVRSYAFGAEYADRHGLSYDRELFYVSALVHDLGLTAPFDSHTLPFEEAGGHVARVLTAGLGWPPERRARAEKIIVQHMRDDVTAAEDVESHLLQVGTTADVSGVGVGDADPVFTAALLAEYPRLGFGDAFFALVSDQAARKPQCAAAAYVASGAKDRIAANPLDRQV
- a CDS encoding DoxX family membrane protein, whose protein sequence is MHTIWLGGPEWVAVLRIGLGLWWLESWRHKDKKDWFGGGGIRWAAGVAEKHRWGFVTRGFDVVVKPYPRFMAYLVAYAELALGLGLIAGFLTPIALIAGLVLNLVYLVLMIHDWGEQGQNLMMALISGVAFFTMAWQAWSLDNALGLF